Proteins found in one Anoplolepis gracilipes chromosome 7, ASM4749672v1, whole genome shotgun sequence genomic segment:
- the LOC140667683 gene encoding uncharacterized protein: MIDILNIGSKPIFDDRIVKIETHTYNPYANTILGYSDEIQIPIQHQDLYTLPCESFLYVEGKLTIRKKDELMILGNNCVAFMFDELRYELNDVEIDRNRNVGITCTIKNYISLTHERSKILHNAAWNIVANNGGEGYFNFCVPLNMLLGFCEDYKRVVINARHELILIRSRNDNNCLFGTQAAEAEIELHKIQWRMPHVILNEISKLSLLRALESGRYLNMSFHSWDLYEFPLLHSTTKHSWTVKTASQLEKPRYVIFALQTDRKNVASKDITKFDDCKLTNVKLYLNSDFCPYDDLNLDFDKKRYAILFDLYARFRKSYYGCNNDNVLFTMAKFLECDPLTVIDCSRQNESVKNATVDIRIEFECKLDVSANTAYCLILHDRIVECNSLINVVRKIT, from the coding sequence atgatTGACATTTTGAACATTGGAAGCAAACCGATCTTTGACGACCGTATAGTAAAGATTGAAACTCATACGTACAATCCATACGCAAATACAATACTTGGATATAGCGATGAGATACAGATACCTATACAGCATCAGGATTTGTACACGTTGCCGTGCGAAAGCTTCCTTTACGTCGAAGGAAAATTGACGATAAGGAAAAAGGATGAACTAATGATATTGGGAAATAATTGtgttgcattcatgtttgatgaaCTTCGATATGAACTCAACGATGTGGaaattgatcgcaacagaaacgttGGAATAACTTGCAcgattaaaaactacatttcCCTTACACACGAGAGAAGTAAAATCTTGCACAATGCTGCGTGGAATATAGTTGCAAATAATGGTGGCGAAGGTTACTTCAATTTTTGCGTGCCGCTCAACATGTTGcttggattttgcgaggattataaGCGCGTTgtgattaacgctcgtcatgaATTGATTCTAATACGTTCACGCAAcgacaacaattgtctattTGGAACTCAGGCTGCTGAAGCTGAGATTgaattacacaaaatacaatGGCGTATGCCTCACGTAATATTAAACGAAATTAGTAAACTGTCCTTGCTACGAGCGTTGGAGAGCGGTAGATACTTGAACATGAGTTTCCACTCGTGGGATCTATACGAATTTCCTTTGCTACACAGTACGACCAAGCATTCGTGGACTGTGAAAACTGCctctcagctggagaaaccgcGATACGTAATCTTTGCACTACAGactgatagaaaaaatgtcgCGTCAAAAGATATTAccaaattcgacgactgcaaattGACAAACGTTAAACTCTATCTAAACTCTGATTTTTGTCCTtatgatgatttaaatttggattttgataaaaagagatacgcTATCCTATTCGACTTGTATGCGCGTTTTCGTAAATCTTATTACGGatgcaataatgataatgtattatttaccatGGCAAAATTTCTAGAGTGCGATCCTCTCACGGTCATTGACTGCTCGCGACAAAACGAGTCTGTCAAAAATGCTACTGTGGAcataagaatagaatttgaatgTAAGCTAGACGTATCCGCAAATACCGCATATTGCCTCATCTTGCACGATCGCATTGTCGAATGTAACTCGTTGATAAATGTTGTccgcaaaattacataa